The uncultured Hyphomonas sp. genome includes a window with the following:
- a CDS encoding arylsulfatase has product MSKWAWDGFVHKMRMWLGGGIALLVASVGLAAAAAAEAPQMADTRPNFVLILVDDAALMDFGAYGGEARTPNIDALAARGAIFRRHYSSPLCSPSRAMLLTGMDNHLTGIATIPEVLPKEHVGQPGYTMHLEPGVMTLADRLKAAGYRTLMSGKWHLGSGAGDLPNAHGFDRSLALDASGADNWSDKPYMPYYQKAPWYEDGQPAELPASFYSSTMIVDHMIEYLDEGNQDAPFFAYLPFQAIHIPVQAPPELTAGYDGVYDAGWHALREARWQKAKEIGLIPDSAPLAPMPDEMRAWDDLSPEDQDLYAARMQVNAAMMEAMDIEIGRFVEHLKETGKYENTIFVVTSDNGPEPSRGDTDIRLSIWMKLHGYHIGIDGIGEPGSWGFIGPEWAIAAASPNNMFKFLGSEGGLRVPLIMTGPGLPEGQTFDTRTVVTDIAPTLLKYAGIDDTGEAMTGRSLEPLLSGAQAAVYQPGDVIGMEVSGNSAVLKGRWKITRNQKPHGDGQWRLYDIEADPGETTDLRLEQPDVFADMLNEYQAYSARVGVLEVPEGYNSLKEITRNTMARQLKAYWMQLVVLLIGIVVVVWLVGRLVVRLFRR; this is encoded by the coding sequence ATGTCGAAATGGGCGTGGGACGGTTTTGTCCATAAAATGCGAATGTGGCTGGGTGGGGGGATCGCCTTGCTGGTGGCAAGCGTCGGGCTTGCGGCCGCTGCTGCGGCTGAAGCCCCGCAAATGGCCGACACGCGACCAAACTTCGTCTTGATCCTCGTCGATGACGCGGCTCTGATGGATTTCGGGGCATATGGCGGGGAGGCCCGCACGCCGAACATCGATGCCCTCGCCGCACGCGGCGCGATATTTCGCCGTCATTACTCGTCGCCACTCTGCTCACCGTCCCGCGCCATGCTGCTGACCGGCATGGACAATCATCTGACAGGCATCGCCACCATTCCTGAAGTCCTGCCCAAGGAACATGTCGGCCAGCCAGGCTACACCATGCATCTGGAGCCGGGGGTTATGACACTGGCGGACCGGTTGAAGGCTGCTGGCTATCGCACCCTGATGTCAGGCAAGTGGCATCTCGGTAGCGGTGCGGGAGACCTGCCGAACGCTCATGGCTTCGACAGGTCGCTGGCATTGGATGCTTCAGGCGCCGACAATTGGTCTGACAAGCCCTACATGCCCTATTACCAAAAGGCGCCCTGGTACGAAGACGGGCAGCCCGCGGAGTTGCCAGCTTCCTTCTATTCTTCGACAATGATTGTCGATCACATGATCGAATACCTGGACGAAGGCAATCAGGACGCGCCCTTCTTTGCGTATCTTCCCTTCCAGGCAATCCATATTCCCGTGCAGGCGCCGCCGGAACTGACGGCCGGGTATGACGGTGTCTACGACGCGGGCTGGCATGCGTTGAGAGAGGCGCGATGGCAAAAGGCGAAGGAAATCGGACTCATTCCGGACAGCGCTCCTTTGGCGCCGATGCCGGATGAGATGCGAGCCTGGGATGATCTTTCCCCTGAAGACCAGGATCTTTATGCCGCGCGCATGCAGGTGAATGCAGCCATGATGGAGGCCATGGACATCGAGATTGGCCGGTTCGTGGAACATCTCAAGGAAACGGGAAAATACGAGAATACCATTTTTGTCGTCACTTCTGACAACGGGCCGGAGCCATCGCGCGGCGACACTGATATTCGTCTGTCAATCTGGATGAAGCTGCATGGCTACCATATCGGCATTGATGGCATTGGCGAGCCGGGCAGCTGGGGCTTTATCGGCCCTGAGTGGGCGATCGCGGCGGCGTCTCCGAATAACATGTTCAAGTTTCTTGGGTCCGAAGGCGGATTGCGTGTGCCCCTGATCATGACCGGCCCCGGCCTGCCTGAGGGGCAGACGTTTGATACGCGGACAGTGGTTACCGATATTGCCCCGACACTCCTGAAATATGCCGGGATAGATGACACGGGTGAGGCGATGACCGGCCGAAGCCTCGAGCCACTGCTGTCCGGAGCCCAGGCGGCGGTTTATCAGCCAGGCGATGTTATCGGCATGGAAGTTTCCGGCAATTCAGCTGTCCTGAAAGGCCGCTGGAAAATCACCCGCAACCAGAAGCCTCATGGAGACGGGCAGTGGCGCCTTTACGATATCGAAGCAGACCCGGGAGAGACCACGGACCTGCGACTGGAACAGCCGGATGTGTTTGCCGACATGCTGAACGAATATCAGGCCTACAGCGCGCGTGTTGGGGTTCTTGAGGTTCCGGAAGGATACAACTCGCTGAAAGAAATCACCCGCAACACGATGGCGCGCCAGCTCAAGGCCTACTGGATGCAGCTTGTTGTGTTGCTCATCGGCATCGTGGTGGTTGTCTGGCTGGTTGGGCGTCTGGTGGTGCGGCTTTTCAGGAGGTGA
- a CDS encoding TetR/AcrR family transcriptional regulator, whose amino-acid sequence MATDQATQDQTHVSDGRRLRSERNKQKIVSAMMELVREGDYDPSVASIAERAGVGLRTVFRHFDDVDTLYREMSGQIEARILPEIAKPLTAKDWQGRVKEMMERRIRVFEDVMPVRICALARRYRSELLMANHKRFVAHETAALALALPPAVLENEPLKLAFDVALSFDTWRRMRQDQGFSRAKATSVLDTMLDALIAAAE is encoded by the coding sequence ATGGCAACGGATCAGGCCACACAGGACCAGACACACGTTTCAGATGGCCGCCGGCTGAGATCTGAGCGCAACAAGCAGAAGATCGTGAGCGCGATGATGGAGCTTGTGCGCGAGGGCGACTACGACCCGAGCGTGGCCAGCATTGCCGAACGCGCCGGTGTGGGGCTGCGGACAGTCTTCCGCCATTTCGACGATGTCGATACGCTGTACCGGGAAATGTCCGGCCAGATCGAGGCCCGCATTCTTCCTGAAATCGCCAAGCCGCTGACAGCCAAAGACTGGCAAGGCCGCGTGAAAGAGATGATGGAGCGCCGTATCCGCGTCTTCGAAGACGTCATGCCTGTTCGTATCTGTGCGCTTGCCAGACGGTATCGCTCAGAACTCCTGATGGCGAATCACAAGCGGTTCGTCGCGCATGAAACCGCAGCGCTTGCCCTCGCGCTGCCCCCCGCAGTGCTGGAAAACGAGCCCCTGAAACTGGCGTTTGACGTCGCGCTGAGTTTCGACACCTGGCGCCGTATGCGGCAGGATCAGGGCTTTTCCAGAGCCAAAGCCACATCCGTTCTGGATACTATGCTGGACGCCCTGATCGCCGCTGCGGAATGA
- a CDS encoding formylglycine-generating enzyme family protein produces MNRRGASALTILLLAACGAPSDPGAESASCGLPADALNDFITVPSGSFLKGRDPIYREEVPTEKLHVDGFDILTHEVTNAEFARFVEETGYVTEAERSAAAGGEAAGSAVFLNAEGSMSQAPWKLVSGATWKSPEGPGTNIDGRALHPVVHISLADARAYADWAGGRLPTEVEWEYAASLGLPDLGRSNSGAYNSDGAPIANTWQGIFPFSNIADDGFTGTSPVGCFGKDKIGAYDMIGNVWEWTDTPYGPGTHTIKGGSYLCADNFCRRFRPAARQPEEIDFSSNHIGFRIVRDTSAAK; encoded by the coding sequence ATGAACAGGCGCGGTGCCTCCGCTCTGACCATACTCCTCCTGGCGGCCTGTGGCGCGCCTTCGGACCCGGGCGCCGAATCGGCCTCCTGCGGCCTGCCGGCTGACGCGCTGAATGATTTCATCACAGTTCCATCCGGATCTTTTCTGAAAGGCCGGGACCCGATTTATCGCGAAGAAGTTCCGACAGAAAAACTGCACGTCGACGGCTTCGATATCCTGACACATGAGGTCACAAACGCCGAGTTCGCGCGATTTGTCGAAGAAACAGGCTATGTCACAGAAGCGGAACGCAGCGCAGCAGCGGGTGGCGAAGCGGCCGGCTCGGCCGTCTTCCTGAACGCGGAAGGCTCAATGTCTCAGGCGCCCTGGAAACTGGTTTCGGGCGCCACATGGAAATCACCCGAAGGTCCGGGCACAAATATTGACGGACGTGCCCTGCATCCGGTCGTGCATATTTCCCTCGCCGACGCCCGCGCCTATGCCGATTGGGCAGGCGGACGGCTGCCGACTGAGGTCGAATGGGAATATGCCGCGTCTCTGGGATTGCCCGACCTCGGCCGCTCAAATTCCGGTGCCTACAACAGTGACGGCGCCCCCATCGCGAATACCTGGCAGGGCATTTTCCCGTTTTCCAATATCGCAGATGACGGCTTCACAGGCACCTCGCCGGTCGGCTGCTTCGGCAAGGACAAGATTGGCGCCTATGACATGATCGGGAATGTCTGGGAATGGACAGACACCCCCTATGGCCCGGGGACCCACACGATCAAAGGCGGATCCTATCTTTGTGCTGATAATTTTTGCCGGCGTTTCCGTCCGGCGGCCCGGCAGCCCGAAGAAATAGATTTCTCATCGAACCATATCGGCTTCCGGATCGTACGGGATACCTCAGCCGCTAAATGA
- a CDS encoding DUF1330 domain-containing protein, producing the protein MEVRNEVFPSDPARMQQMLEKGPDGPIFMVNLLKFKDKAEYDDGRETDLSGHDAYMIYGRAVADILPKFGGQAVFAADVTFLALGDVEELWDEVAIAMYPSRADMVRMSLSEEWREAAIHRSAGLKGQLNIETVLPAAQQDSPWVKHLLGD; encoded by the coding sequence ATGGAAGTCCGGAATGAAGTATTTCCATCAGACCCGGCACGCATGCAACAGATGCTTGAGAAAGGCCCTGACGGCCCGATCTTCATGGTCAACCTGCTGAAATTCAAGGATAAAGCGGAATATGACGATGGCCGTGAGACAGATCTCTCCGGACACGACGCCTACATGATCTACGGCCGGGCGGTGGCGGACATCCTGCCGAAGTTCGGCGGCCAGGCCGTGTTTGCCGCGGATGTGACCTTCCTGGCCCTGGGCGACGTCGAGGAGCTGTGGGACGAGGTCGCCATCGCCATGTATCCGAGCCGGGCCGACATGGTGCGCATGTCCCTGTCGGAAGAATGGCGCGAAGCCGCCATCCACCGCTCTGCCGGCCTCAAGGGGCAACTCAACATCGAAACCGTCCTGCCCGCCGCACAACAGGACTCTCCGTGGGTGAAACACCTGCTGGGGGATTAG
- a CDS encoding glutathione S-transferase, whose protein sequence is MVTAGNDRLVLMGAPGSPYTRKMVALLRYRHIPYAVIWGGHQNPPPGLPQPKVKLLPTFYFPNTDGGVEAVVDSTPITRRLEQDYSGRGVIPENPVLAFLNELIEDYADEWLTKAMFHYRWYFEADRDNAGPLLVYWSVPTLEAADAQKMADMFSKRQTERLYVVGSNDITASTIEASYLRFIDLLDALIQHAGYVLGARPSSADFAIYGQLTQLAIIEPTSATLTRARSARVRAWLDRMEDLSGVEPAEGDWFTPEQAAVRLKPLLSEIGRVYLPFLKANAAAVAAGEPNFRTNIDGQAWQQPTFPYQAKCLQHLLQTAEAVPDSAKNDLKEIFSGTGCEELVT, encoded by the coding sequence ATGGTAACCGCAGGCAATGACCGTCTGGTGCTGATGGGAGCGCCCGGCTCACCCTATACCCGCAAGATGGTGGCGTTACTGCGCTACCGTCATATTCCTTACGCTGTGATTTGGGGTGGGCATCAAAATCCGCCGCCAGGTCTGCCACAGCCCAAGGTTAAACTGCTGCCAACATTCTACTTCCCAAACACCGACGGCGGGGTAGAGGCCGTGGTCGACTCCACGCCGATCACGCGCAGGCTGGAGCAGGATTATTCGGGACGTGGTGTCATCCCGGAAAATCCTGTCCTGGCCTTCCTGAATGAGCTGATCGAAGACTATGCCGATGAGTGGCTGACCAAGGCGATGTTTCATTACCGCTGGTATTTTGAAGCCGACCGCGACAATGCCGGGCCGCTTCTTGTTTACTGGTCTGTGCCAACGCTTGAGGCAGCGGATGCCCAGAAGATGGCGGACATGTTCAGTAAACGGCAAACCGAACGGCTTTATGTGGTGGGATCAAACGACATCACAGCCTCCACGATTGAGGCGAGTTATCTCCGCTTCATCGATCTTTTGGACGCATTGATCCAGCATGCCGGTTATGTTCTGGGAGCTCGTCCATCGTCCGCTGATTTCGCAATTTACGGGCAGCTGACTCAGCTGGCGATCATTGAGCCGACATCGGCGACACTGACCCGTGCCCGGTCCGCCAGGGTGCGCGCCTGGCTGGACCGTATGGAAGACCTGTCGGGTGTTGAGCCGGCTGAGGGTGACTGGTTCACACCGGAGCAGGCTGCGGTACGTCTCAAGCCCCTCCTGTCGGAAATTGGGCGGGTGTACCTGCCGTTTCTCAAGGCGAATGCCGCAGCGGTCGCTGCAGGTGAGCCGAATTTCCGTACAAATATAGATGGCCAGGCCTGGCAGCAGCCAACATTTCCCTACCAGGCCAAATGCCTGCAGCATTTGTTGCAAACGGCCGAGGCTGTCCCGGACAGCGCGAAAAATGATCTCAAGGAAATCTTCTCCGGCACGGGCTGTGAAGAGCTTGTTACGTAG
- a CDS encoding cupin domain-containing protein — translation MSTAHSLPITVGDDWLAMQSAGSLSPFKQLLLTCQADMEPRLRPIFASDDHVAGALLESVKPAPLSDDFLARLDARLTKDEQTQTQVSETAETSIAPDWMPAPLADYMRRNGRRLRWRNAGVGVQQARLGRNRRGERLYLLRAKPGLPVPRHSHSGQEWTLVLSGGYKSGTQQYVAGDLHQEDESCTHDLRIDDDGPCISLVVDEGKLRFANPLLRLFQPVVGI, via the coding sequence ATGAGTACGGCACATTCCCTGCCGATCACAGTTGGCGACGACTGGCTGGCCATGCAGTCGGCGGGGTCCCTCTCCCCTTTCAAGCAATTGCTGCTGACCTGTCAGGCAGACATGGAGCCACGTCTGCGTCCCATCTTCGCCTCGGACGATCACGTTGCCGGCGCCCTGCTTGAGAGCGTAAAACCCGCACCGTTGTCAGACGACTTCCTGGCTCGCCTCGACGCCCGCCTGACCAAAGACGAGCAGACGCAGACACAGGTATCCGAAACGGCGGAAACCTCCATCGCGCCGGACTGGATGCCCGCTCCATTGGCTGACTATATGCGCCGCAATGGCCGCAGGCTCAGATGGCGCAATGCAGGTGTCGGCGTTCAGCAGGCGCGTCTTGGCCGCAACCGGCGCGGTGAACGGCTATATCTACTCCGTGCGAAACCGGGGCTTCCCGTTCCGCGTCACTCCCATAGCGGACAGGAATGGACGCTGGTTCTATCCGGTGGCTACAAGTCCGGCACACAGCAATATGTTGCCGGAGACCTGCACCAGGAAGACGAGTCCTGCACGCATGACCTGCGGATCGATGATGACGGTCCCTGCATTTCGCTGGTCGTGGATGAAGGCAAGCTCAGGTTCGCCAATCCCCTGCTTCGCTTGTTCCAGCCCGTTGTCGGCATTTAA
- a CDS encoding sulfatase, translated as MLKRILIGGASLLIGFGALAWFNKTAIILFIASNSGQRDVAPHQSVAWDHGPATSQPADTERPPNIIFIVADDLGINDISTFGGGVAGGRVPTPNIDRLAARGAIFQQAYSGTGTCAPSRAMLMTGRYPTRTGFEFTPTPDGMGRVISMVGNDMDTGLPPIEWNRQADEGGVPFEAQGLPGEEVTVAELLKEAGYHTVHIGKWHLGRGEDSRPTAQGFDESLLMASGLYLPEDDPDVVNAKLDFDPIDKFLWARMQYAASYNNGDWFEPGGYLTDYWTDEAGKVIEANRDRPFFLYLAHWGVHTPLQATREDYEAVGDIQPERLRVYAAMVRALDRSVGRIMDKLEEEGLSDNTVIVFTSDNGGAGYIGLPEVNAPYRGWKITLFEGGIRVPMFVSWPGKIPAGTQVDTPVAHVDLMPTLASIAGEALPEGVVIDGETLLPAAMGQGEVSRPDNAIFWSSGYYRVVRAGDWKLQENGRQEKVWLFNLQDDPTEQTNLAEAELDKVAELQALIDAHWANARPPLYPYTVESPIMIDKTAADRFETGDEYVYWPN; from the coding sequence ATGTTGAAAAGAATTCTGATCGGCGGCGCCAGCCTGCTGATAGGCTTCGGCGCGCTGGCATGGTTCAACAAGACAGCGATCATTCTGTTCATCGCGTCGAATTCCGGCCAGAGGGATGTCGCGCCTCATCAGTCAGTGGCCTGGGACCACGGACCTGCAACGTCGCAACCGGCGGATACCGAAAGGCCGCCTAATATCATCTTCATTGTCGCGGATGATCTTGGCATCAATGACATTTCGACATTCGGCGGCGGTGTGGCCGGTGGGCGCGTGCCAACGCCGAACATAGACAGGCTGGCGGCAAGAGGCGCCATCTTCCAGCAGGCTTATTCCGGAACAGGCACCTGCGCACCATCTCGCGCCATGCTGATGACCGGCCGCTATCCGACCCGGACGGGATTTGAATTCACGCCAACCCCAGACGGCATGGGCCGTGTCATATCAATGGTCGGGAATGACATGGATACCGGCTTGCCACCCATCGAATGGAACAGACAGGCGGATGAGGGCGGTGTTCCCTTTGAGGCGCAGGGGCTGCCGGGCGAGGAAGTCACGGTCGCCGAACTCCTGAAAGAAGCGGGCTACCATACGGTCCACATCGGCAAATGGCATCTGGGACGCGGCGAAGACTCCCGGCCAACCGCTCAGGGGTTTGACGAAAGCCTGCTCATGGCGAGTGGTCTGTACCTGCCGGAGGACGATCCGGATGTCGTCAATGCCAAGCTGGATTTCGACCCGATCGATAAATTCCTGTGGGCCCGGATGCAGTATGCCGCTTCCTATAACAATGGCGACTGGTTCGAGCCTGGCGGATACCTCACGGACTATTGGACCGATGAAGCGGGCAAGGTGATCGAAGCGAACCGGGATCGGCCTTTCTTTCTCTATCTGGCGCATTGGGGCGTGCACACTCCGCTGCAGGCGACGCGGGAAGACTATGAAGCCGTCGGTGACATTCAGCCCGAACGCCTGCGGGTCTATGCGGCTATGGTGCGCGCGCTCGATCGCAGCGTCGGCCGCATCATGGACAAGCTGGAAGAAGAGGGGCTTTCCGACAATACCGTCATTGTGTTCACGTCGGACAATGGCGGCGCTGGCTATATCGGACTGCCGGAAGTCAACGCACCTTATCGGGGATGGAAGATTACCCTGTTTGAAGGGGGGATCCGTGTGCCGATGTTTGTATCATGGCCCGGCAAGATCCCAGCCGGCACGCAGGTCGACACGCCGGTCGCGCATGTCGACTTGATGCCAACGCTCGCATCGATTGCGGGAGAGGCATTGCCTGAAGGCGTGGTGATCGATGGCGAAACCCTGTTGCCAGCAGCCATGGGGCAGGGGGAGGTTTCTCGTCCGGACAATGCGATCTTCTGGTCCAGTGGATACTACCGGGTCGTGAGGGCGGGTGATTGGAAATTGCAGGAGAACGGACGTCAGGAAAAGGTCTGGTTGTTCAACCTGCAGGACGATCCGACGGAGCAAACCAATCTTGCTGAAGCTGAGCTTGATAAGGTCGCGGAGCTACAGGCATTGATCGATGCACACTGGGCAAACGCCAGGCCGCCTCTATACCCATACACGGTTGAGAGTCCTATCATGATCGACAAGACCGCTGCTGATAGGTTCGAGACCGGAGATGAATATGTCTATTGGCCGAACTGA
- a CDS encoding sigma-70 family RNA polymerase sigma factor: protein MQSVTSAQPGAIGGSKSKSPAKVSALPGRSALDGELMSRVVTSADRDAFNALAVHYAPRLKAWLMHRGEGDSTSEDIVQDVLTAVWQKAESFDSTKASFSTWVYRMTRNRWIDHKRKHDRLQPTAPSDMINLVDEPDDSLHAGLEEAEAAQAVRDALATLPPEQKQMLYLAFFEGLSHSAIAERTGIAIGTVKSRIRAPLKKLRTTLEAHRKDVP from the coding sequence ATGCAGTCCGTGACGTCCGCACAGCCAGGAGCCATTGGTGGCAGCAAATCGAAAAGCCCGGCTAAAGTGAGCGCCCTTCCCGGCCGCTCCGCGCTGGATGGCGAACTGATGTCACGAGTTGTGACATCAGCAGACCGCGACGCGTTCAATGCGCTTGCGGTGCACTATGCGCCTCGTCTGAAGGCGTGGCTGATGCATCGCGGTGAAGGCGACTCGACGAGTGAAGATATTGTCCAGGATGTCCTCACCGCTGTCTGGCAAAAAGCAGAGAGTTTCGACAGCACCAAGGCGAGCTTTTCGACCTGGGTCTATCGCATGACCCGCAACCGCTGGATCGATCACAAGCGCAAACATGACCGGCTGCAGCCAACAGCGCCGAGCGACATGATCAACCTCGTCGATGAACCAGACGACTCCCTCCACGCTGGCCTGGAAGAGGCGGAAGCCGCGCAAGCTGTCAGAGATGCGCTCGCGACGCTACCACCCGAACAGAAACAGATGCTCTATCTCGCCTTCTTTGAAGGCCTCTCTCACAGCGCAATCGCCGAACGGACCGGAATCGCTATCGGCACCGTGAAAAGCCGGATTCGCGCCCCTCTAAAGAAACTCAGAACCACACTTGAAGCCCATCGAAAGGATGTCCCATGA
- a CDS encoding DUF1365 domain-containing protein, with product MSAPAQYYVGKVSHRRFGDVSHFLRYRIAYVLLDLDRLDEARGLSRFLKIGKGGLMSVNPLDHGDGQSRDLAGWVRAFVERQGVKEPADKVELLTLPRMFGYVFNPISIYFIRNHTGELHHVLYEVGNTFGERHFYLCAADEEQGVCQHDCDKAFYVSPFFDKSGHYKFVLQPPAETLKLAISYRADGAERMRASLVGEARPVTTRTTLGVLVRFPMMTIGVIAGIHWEALKLFVKGARYHRHGPKQPEPGVSLGRPRSGVRV from the coding sequence ATGAGTGCACCGGCGCAATATTACGTCGGCAAGGTGAGCCATCGTCGCTTCGGCGATGTGTCTCACTTTTTGCGTTACCGGATTGCCTATGTGTTGCTCGACCTTGACCGGTTGGATGAGGCGCGCGGTTTGTCCCGGTTTCTGAAGATTGGAAAAGGCGGGCTTATGAGCGTCAACCCGCTGGACCATGGCGACGGCCAATCGCGTGATCTGGCTGGATGGGTTCGGGCGTTTGTCGAACGTCAAGGTGTCAAGGAGCCTGCCGACAAGGTCGAGCTGCTGACGCTGCCGCGCATGTTCGGTTATGTGTTCAATCCCATTTCGATCTACTTCATCCGCAACCACACAGGCGAGCTTCATCACGTGCTGTATGAGGTCGGCAATACGTTCGGGGAACGGCACTTTTATCTGTGTGCGGCTGATGAAGAGCAGGGCGTTTGCCAGCATGATTGCGATAAGGCGTTCTATGTCTCCCCATTTTTTGACAAAAGCGGACACTACAAATTTGTCCTCCAGCCCCCTGCAGAGACTCTCAAGCTGGCGATTTCCTATCGTGCGGATGGCGCCGAGCGTATGCGCGCCTCCTTGGTGGGGGAGGCACGGCCGGTCACAACCCGAACGACGTTGGGCGTGTTGGTTCGTTTTCCGATGATGACGATCGGCGTGATTGCCGGGATCCACTGGGAAGCGCTGAAATTGTTCGTCAAAGGCGCACGTTATCACCGGCATGGGCCAAAGCAGCCAGAACCTGGCGTGAGCCTCGGGCGTCCTCGCTCCGGCGTCCGGGTTTAG
- a CDS encoding FAD-dependent oxidoreductase, whose protein sequence is MPFDVAAPINRRSGTVSEGRRSRVAIIGTGISGLSAAWALQNTCDITVFEKAGRIGGHTATVTVEAPEGPVPVDTGFIVFNEPNYPNLTALFDRLGVASNPTRMNFSVSMPDERMEYASHGMDGLFAWRRNMASPRFFLMLKDILRFHAASHDLAQCQRGRSIGDYVAEEKYGRAFVDYHLLPMAAAIWSCPVSMIMDFPAASLARFFVNHGLVSVRPQFPWQSVEGGSASYLAPMTQGFADRIRCNAGIDSVHRTAQGVRLRFSDGTFEDFDEVVFACHAPEALALITDADEAETQILSGFRTQPNRVILHRDETLMPIRKAAWAAWNYRARQADSLQLSVTYWMNALQRLETKTNYFVTLNPEQETAPDKVEQEFVYNHPVFDGRAMQAQREIWSIQGHRNTWFCGAWQGYGFHEDGIQSGLAVAELLSDWKRPWAFDYSKERLARPEAGKVSA, encoded by the coding sequence ATGCCATTTGATGTCGCTGCGCCGATTAACCGTCGCTCAGGAACCGTTTCTGAAGGGCGCCGCTCGCGGGTTGCCATTATCGGCACGGGAATTTCGGGCCTGTCGGCTGCCTGGGCGTTGCAGAATACCTGCGACATTACCGTTTTCGAGAAGGCCGGCCGGATTGGCGGGCATACCGCGACAGTGACAGTCGAAGCGCCCGAGGGGCCTGTCCCGGTTGATACCGGCTTTATCGTCTTTAATGAGCCGAACTATCCAAATCTGACGGCGTTGTTTGACCGCCTTGGTGTGGCATCAAACCCGACACGCATGAACTTCTCCGTCTCGATGCCGGATGAGCGCATGGAATACGCCAGTCATGGTATGGATGGCCTGTTCGCCTGGCGGCGAAACATGGCAAGTCCGCGCTTCTTTCTGATGCTGAAGGACATTCTGCGGTTCCATGCTGCCTCTCATGATCTGGCGCAGTGCCAGCGCGGCCGGTCCATCGGCGACTATGTTGCCGAAGAAAAATATGGTCGGGCATTTGTCGACTACCACCTCCTGCCAATGGCGGCCGCGATCTGGTCCTGCCCGGTCTCAATGATCATGGATTTCCCTGCGGCTAGCCTTGCGCGGTTCTTCGTAAATCATGGGCTGGTCAGCGTTCGACCTCAATTTCCGTGGCAGTCTGTTGAGGGTGGAAGCGCGTCCTACCTCGCGCCCATGACGCAGGGGTTTGCTGACCGGATCCGCTGCAATGCCGGAATCGACTCCGTGCATCGGACGGCGCAAGGCGTTCGCCTTCGTTTTTCGGACGGCACATTCGAGGATTTTGATGAGGTCGTCTTCGCCTGCCATGCGCCAGAAGCCCTCGCGCTGATTACAGATGCAGACGAAGCCGAAACTCAAATTCTCTCCGGTTTCCGAACTCAGCCGAACCGTGTCATCCTCCACCGTGACGAAACCCTGATGCCAATCCGCAAGGCAGCCTGGGCCGCCTGGAATTATCGGGCCAGACAGGCTGACTCGTTGCAGCTGTCGGTGACGTACTGGATGAATGCACTTCAGAGACTTGAGACCAAGACAAATTACTTTGTGACCCTCAATCCCGAACAGGAGACCGCGCCGGATAAGGTGGAACAGGAGTTTGTCTATAATCATCCGGTCTTTGATGGACGCGCCATGCAAGCTCAGCGGGAGATCTGGTCGATCCAAGGCCACCGGAACACCTGGTTCTGTGGGGCATGGCAGGGCTATGGGTTCCACGAGGATGGAATCCAGTCCGGCCTGGCTGTTGCCGAATTGCTGAGCGACTGGAAGCGTCCTTGGGCGTTTGATTATTCGAAGGAGCGTCTGGCGCGGCCGGAGGCCGGGAAGGTTTCTGCATGA